Proteins encoded together in one Riemerella anatipestifer window:
- a CDS encoding four helix bundle protein — MPTDEKFGLTSQMKRCAISIPSNIAEGAGRNNPKEFIHFLGIASGSCYELETQLILLSELQMKNNQDIMPTLQHLTEIQKMIYKLKSSLTSKGLESKL, encoded by the coding sequence TTGCCTACGGACGAAAAATTTGGATTGACCTCACAGATGAAAAGGTGTGCTATTTCTATACCTTCTAATATTGCAGAAGGAGCGGGAAGAAATAATCCGAAAGAGTTTATTCATTTTCTAGGAATAGCTTCGGGGTCTTGTTACGAACTAGAAACTCAGCTTATTTTATTATCAGAATTACAAATGAAAAACAATCAAGACATAATGCCTACGTTACAACATTTAACAGAAATACAAAAGATGATTTATAAATTAAAATCAAGTTTAACTTCAAAAGGATTAGAATCTAAACTCTAA
- a CDS encoding 3-hydroxyacyl-CoA dehydrogenase/enoyl-CoA hydratase family protein translates to MKRRIKHITVLGSGIMGAGIAAHFANIGVEVLMLDIVPFELTEAEQKKGLTKEDKAFRNRIATENLEKLKKASPALLYTPKFADRITVGNFDDDMSKIKNTDWIIEVVVERLDIKKSVYEKIEQYRKEGTLVSSNTSGIPIHLLTEGRSDDFKKYFAGTHFFNPVRYLPLLEIIPTPETAPEVVDFYMEYGAKFLGKTTVLAKDTPAFIANRIGVFGMMDLLHKVQKLGLSVSDVDKLTGPVIGRPKSATFRTADVVGLDTLVHVANGVRESGAEAEEFKAVFQLPDYIQKMMDNNWLGSKTEQGFFKKVKNADGKSEILGLNLDTLEYELQDKSSFPTLELTKNIDKPIDRFKVLIGGKDKAGELYRSTLGALFAYVSHKVPEISDEVYKIDDAMRAGFGWENGPFEIWDAVGVQKGVELAKEAGYEVSDWVKSLAEQGKAFYQVSEEGQTLYFDKTKADYQSIPGQDAFIILDNIRKNKTLWSNSGSAIQYLGDGIINFEIRSKMNSLGGEVLDGLNRAIDLAEKEYDGLVVANQGANFSVGANLAMILMMAIDQDWDDLNMAIAYFQKSMMRLRYSSIPVVVAPFGMTLGGGCEMTLHADRVVAAAETYIGLVEVGVGVIPGGGGTKEMTLRTMKQMSKDDVKNNRLRDAFMNIAMGKVATSAYEAYDMDILQHGKDFVVVNKNRQIAEAKKVALLMAEQGYTQPVSEKVRVLGKDALGMFYVGTDQMLTGNFISEHDKKIADKLAFVMAGGNLSEETLVIEQYLLNLERETFLQLCGERKTLERIQFMLQKGKPLRN, encoded by the coding sequence ATGAAAAGAAGAATTAAACACATTACCGTTCTTGGTTCAGGAATTATGGGTGCTGGTATAGCGGCTCATTTTGCCAATATAGGTGTAGAGGTGCTTATGCTAGATATCGTTCCTTTTGAACTTACAGAAGCGGAGCAGAAAAAAGGTCTTACTAAAGAAGATAAAGCCTTTAGAAATAGAATTGCAACTGAAAATTTGGAGAAACTTAAAAAGGCAAGTCCTGCATTGCTTTACACTCCAAAATTTGCAGACAGAATAACGGTAGGTAACTTTGATGATGATATGTCTAAAATCAAAAATACAGACTGGATTATTGAGGTGGTAGTAGAGAGATTGGATATTAAAAAATCGGTTTACGAAAAGATAGAACAATACAGAAAAGAAGGTACATTAGTTTCTTCTAATACATCGGGTATTCCTATCCATCTTCTTACTGAGGGCAGAAGCGATGATTTTAAGAAATATTTTGCAGGAACACACTTTTTTAATCCAGTAAGATATTTACCACTTTTAGAAATTATTCCTACTCCAGAGACCGCTCCAGAAGTGGTAGATTTCTACATGGAATATGGGGCTAAATTTTTAGGGAAAACTACAGTTTTAGCGAAAGATACGCCAGCTTTTATTGCGAATAGAATAGGTGTTTTTGGTATGATGGATTTACTTCATAAAGTACAAAAACTAGGATTAAGTGTTTCTGATGTAGATAAACTAACAGGTCCAGTAATTGGTAGACCAAAATCTGCGACATTTAGAACGGCAGATGTGGTGGGGCTAGATACACTTGTGCATGTGGCTAATGGAGTTAGAGAAAGTGGAGCAGAGGCAGAAGAGTTCAAGGCGGTGTTCCAGTTGCCAGATTATATCCAAAAAATGATGGATAATAATTGGCTAGGTTCTAAAACAGAACAAGGTTTCTTTAAGAAAGTTAAAAATGCTGATGGCAAATCAGAGATATTAGGATTAAACTTAGATACCTTAGAGTACGAATTACAAGATAAATCCTCTTTTCCTACTTTAGAATTAACTAAAAATATTGATAAACCTATTGATAGATTTAAAGTTTTAATAGGTGGTAAAGATAAGGCAGGCGAGTTGTATCGCAGCACTTTGGGAGCTTTATTTGCTTATGTTTCTCACAAAGTTCCAGAAATTTCAGACGAAGTTTATAAGATAGATGATGCTATGCGTGCTGGATTTGGTTGGGAAAATGGACCTTTTGAAATTTGGGACGCTGTTGGGGTTCAGAAAGGTGTAGAATTGGCTAAAGAAGCTGGGTATGAAGTATCAGATTGGGTTAAATCTTTAGCAGAGCAAGGTAAGGCATTTTATCAAGTGAGTGAAGAAGGTCAAACTTTATACTTTGATAAAACTAAGGCAGATTATCAGTCTATACCAGGGCAAGATGCCTTTATCATTTTAGATAATATTAGAAAAAATAAAACGCTTTGGAGTAATTCTGGTTCGGCGATACAGTATTTAGGTGATGGTATCATCAACTTTGAAATTCGTTCTAAGATGAACTCTCTTGGAGGAGAAGTTTTAGACGGTCTTAACAGAGCGATAGACCTAGCAGAAAAGGAATACGATGGTCTAGTAGTGGCTAACCAAGGAGCTAATTTCTCGGTGGGTGCTAACTTAGCTATGATTTTGATGATGGCAATTGACCAAGATTGGGACGATTTGAATATGGCGATTGCTTATTTCCAAAAATCAATGATGAGGCTTCGTTACTCTTCAATACCAGTGGTGGTAGCTCCGTTTGGAATGACACTAGGTGGAGGTTGCGAGATGACGCTTCACGCTGACCGTGTGGTAGCTGCTGCAGAAACTTACATTGGTCTAGTAGAAGTAGGTGTAGGTGTTATCCCAGGCGGTGGTGGTACTAAAGAAATGACTTTAAGAACCATGAAACAAATGTCTAAAGACGATGTTAAAAATAACCGTCTAAGAGATGCCTTTATGAATATTGCTATGGGTAAAGTGGCTACTTCGGCTTACGAGGCTTATGATATGGATATTCTTCAGCATGGTAAAGACTTTGTGGTAGTCAATAAAAATAGACAGATTGCAGAGGCTAAAAAAGTAGCATTACTAATGGCAGAACAAGGTTATACACAGCCTGTTTCTGAGAAAGTTAGGGTTTTAGGTAAAGATGCGTTAGGTATGTTCTATGTGGGTACAGACCAAATGCTTACAGGTAATTTCATTTCTGAACATGATAAGAAAATTGCAGATAAGTTAGCTTTTGTAATGGCAGGAGGAAATCTTTCTGAAGAAACTTTAGTTATAGAACAGTACCTTCTTAACTTAGAGAGAGAGACTTTCTTACAGCTTTGTGGAGAGAGAAAAACTTTAGAGCGTATCCAATTTATGCTTCAAAAAGGAAAACCATTAAGAAATTAA
- a CDS encoding MarR family winged helix-turn-helix transcriptional regulator, with amino-acid sequence MESNKDKIENIDLILKSTWLAVSRMYSEKAQEHDSTTVQALTLLKIDPKNGTRSTNLGPKMAIEPTSLTRIIKLLEDNGYIYKDKSSTDKREVIIKLTEKGLESRNLSKAMVLNFNKLILERISPEKLEVFKEVTNDIVKIANELNRKK; translated from the coding sequence ATGGAATCAAATAAAGACAAAATAGAAAACATAGATTTAATACTTAAATCCACTTGGTTAGCTGTTTCTAGAATGTATTCGGAGAAAGCTCAAGAGCATGATTCAACTACTGTACAGGCACTTACTTTGCTGAAGATAGACCCAAAGAACGGAACTAGAAGCACTAATTTAGGTCCTAAAATGGCAATAGAGCCTACTTCGCTTACAAGGATTATTAAGCTATTGGAGGATAATGGCTATATCTACAAGGATAAGTCATCTACAGATAAAAGAGAAGTTATCATTAAGCTAACTGAAAAGGGTTTAGAGTCTAGAAATTTATCCAAGGCGATGGTACTTAACTTTAATAAATTAATTCTTGAGAGAATTTCACCCGAAAAATTAGAGGTTTTTAAAGAGGTAACTAATGATATTGTGAAGATTGCCAACGAACTCAATCGTAAAAAATAA
- a CDS encoding peptidylprolyl isomerase — translation MNIEKEFYNALPEGVYAKMETSKGSMIIQFNDKESPVTVANFVGLAQGTIENKAKKKGEPYYDGIIFHRVIKDFMIQGGDPTGTGMGDPGYKFDDEKNDLKHEGKGYLSMANSGPNTNGSQFFITEVATPWLDGKHTVFGKVIQGLEVIDAIANVEIGAQHKPKQDVVIQKVEVFTKGDSYKDYDAAKVFNEGKSKIQERNKAYTTKKEAEAARKLEELKAGMTATASGLLYKITKSTEGKAPKAGDMVAVHYAGRLTNGQEFDNSFKRGEPIEFPVGTGRVIKGWDEGIMLLKEGEQATLLIPSNLAYGERGAGGVIPPNAWLLFDVELVKVK, via the coding sequence ATGAATATCGAAAAAGAATTTTACAACGCTCTTCCAGAGGGTGTTTATGCAAAAATGGAAACTTCTAAAGGAAGTATGATTATCCAATTTAACGACAAAGAATCTCCTGTAACCGTAGCTAACTTCGTAGGATTAGCACAAGGTACAATAGAAAATAAAGCTAAGAAAAAAGGAGAGCCTTACTATGATGGGATTATTTTCCATAGAGTTATCAAGGATTTTATGATTCAAGGAGGAGACCCAACGGGAACAGGAATGGGAGATCCTGGTTATAAATTTGATGACGAAAAGAATGATCTAAAACACGAGGGTAAAGGTTATCTTTCTATGGCTAATTCTGGTCCTAATACCAATGGTTCTCAGTTTTTTATTACAGAAGTGGCTACACCTTGGTTAGATGGTAAGCATACGGTGTTTGGTAAAGTAATACAAGGTTTAGAAGTTATAGATGCTATTGCTAATGTAGAAATAGGAGCACAACATAAGCCTAAGCAAGATGTAGTAATACAAAAGGTAGAGGTTTTCACTAAAGGTGATTCTTACAAAGATTATGATGCAGCAAAAGTATTTAATGAAGGTAAATCTAAAATCCAAGAAAGAAATAAAGCTTACACAACTAAAAAAGAAGCAGAGGCTGCTAGGAAATTAGAAGAATTAAAGGCAGGAATGACGGCTACAGCGTCTGGGCTTTTATATAAAATTACAAAATCTACTGAAGGTAAAGCTCCTAAAGCAGGTGATATGGTGGCAGTACACTATGCAGGAAGATTAACTAACGGACAAGAGTTTGATAACTCTTTTAAAAGAGGAGAACCAATAGAGTTTCCTGTGGGAACGGGTAGAGTAATCAAAGGTTGGGACGAAGGTATTATGCTTCTTAAAGAAGGAGAGCAAGCAACATTGCTTATCCCATCTAATTTAGCTTATGGAGAGAGAGGAGCAGGTGGTGTTATTCCGCCTAATGCGTGGCTATTATTTGATGTAGAATTGGTTAAGGTTAAATAG
- a CDS encoding enoyl-ACP reductase FabI, with amino-acid sequence MSYGLLKGKKGIIFGALNEQSIAWKVAERCHEEGAEFILSNAPIAMRMGELNALAEKTGAEVIGADATSMEDLEKLFDAAIEKFGKLDFILHSIGMSVNVRKGKPYTDLNYSFLEKGWDVSAVSFHKVMKTAWDKDCMNEWGSILALSYIAAQRTFPDYNDMADNKSYLESIARSFGYYWGERKVRVNTISQSPTPTTAGSGVKGFGGFLGYAEDMSPLGNATALDCANYCVAMFSDLTRKVTMQNLFNDGGFSNTGVSQKIVDRYDESKED; translated from the coding sequence ATGTCATACGGATTATTAAAAGGAAAAAAGGGAATTATATTTGGAGCTCTTAACGAGCAATCTATCGCTTGGAAAGTAGCAGAAAGATGTCATGAAGAAGGTGCTGAATTTATCTTATCTAATGCACCTATCGCTATGAGAATGGGGGAATTAAACGCTTTGGCAGAAAAAACAGGAGCAGAGGTCATTGGTGCAGACGCTACTTCTATGGAAGATTTAGAAAAACTTTTTGATGCTGCGATAGAAAAATTTGGAAAGCTAGATTTTATTTTACACTCTATAGGAATGTCGGTTAATGTAAGAAAAGGAAAACCTTATACTGACCTTAATTATAGCTTTTTAGAAAAAGGTTGGGATGTGTCGGCGGTTTCTTTCCATAAAGTTATGAAAACCGCTTGGGATAAAGATTGTATGAACGAGTGGGGCTCTATTTTAGCACTTTCTTACATTGCAGCTCAGAGAACTTTCCCAGACTATAACGATATGGCAGATAACAAATCTTATTTGGAGAGTATTGCGAGAAGCTTTGGGTATTATTGGGGTGAAAGAAAAGTAAGAGTAAACACCATATCACAATCTCCAACACCTACAACAGCAGGAAGTGGGGTAAAAGGCTTTGGAGGTTTCTTAGGTTATGCAGAAGATATGTCTCCATTAGGCAATGCAACAGCTTTAGATTGTGCTAACTACTGCGTGGCAATGTTTTCTGATTTAACAAGAAAGGTGACAATGCAAAACCTTTTCAATGATGGAGGATTTAGCAATACTGGGGTTTCTCAGAAGATAGTGGATAGGTATGACGAAAGTAAAGAAGATTAA
- the fsa gene encoding fructose-6-phosphate aldolase: MKFFIDTANLEQIKEAKNLGILDGVTTNPSLMAKEGIQGKEAIMNHYKTICELVDGDISAEVLSTTYEEMIKEGEELAAIHPNIVVKIPMIKDGIKAIKYFSDKGIKTNCTLIFSAGQALLAAKAGATYVSPFLGRLDDISTDGLNLIEEIRTIYDNYMFETEILAASIRHSMHIIDCAKIGADVITSPLAPILSLLKHPLTDNGLAQFVADAQKLG, from the coding sequence ATGAAATTTTTTATCGACACCGCTAATCTTGAACAAATTAAAGAAGCTAAAAATCTAGGTATTTTAGATGGCGTAACTACCAACCCTTCCCTTATGGCTAAAGAAGGTATACAAGGGAAAGAAGCTATAATGAATCATTACAAAACCATTTGCGAATTGGTAGATGGAGATATTTCGGCAGAGGTACTTTCTACAACTTATGAAGAAATGATAAAAGAAGGTGAAGAATTAGCTGCTATCCACCCTAATATCGTAGTGAAAATACCAATGATAAAAGACGGGATAAAAGCTATAAAGTATTTTTCTGATAAAGGTATTAAGACTAACTGCACTTTAATATTTTCGGCAGGACAAGCTCTTTTAGCAGCTAAGGCTGGAGCGACTTATGTATCGCCTTTCTTAGGGAGACTAGACGACATCTCTACCGATGGACTTAACTTAATAGAAGAAATCAGAACGATATATGATAACTATATGTTTGAAACTGAAATTCTAGCCGCTTCTATAAGACATTCTATGCACATTATAGATTGTGCTAAGATAGGTGCTGATGTTATCACTTCTCCTTTAGCTCCTATATTGAGTTTACTTAAACACCCTTTAACGGATAATGGTCTAGCACAGTTTGTAGCTGATGCACAGAAATTAGGCTAG
- the ychF gene encoding redox-regulated ATPase YchF, which produces MKCGIVGLPNVGKSTLFNCLSNAKAQSANYPFCTIEPNLGTVSVPDQRLFELEKLVNPERVLPAVVEIVDIAGLVKGASRGEGLGNQFLANIRECEAIIHVLRCFDNGNIVHVEGSVDPLRDKEIIDIELQLKDIETLTKAVEKAKKFIKSGKKEDILKYETLKSILEFVESGRNAREFETDDITQPIIDEIQLLTKKPVLYLCNVDENSIKNGNEWISKVEEMAQKEGAEVLALAAQIEADINELETYEERQMFLEELGLEEPGINRLIRKAYELLKLQTYFTAGVKEVRAWTIGKGWTAPQAAGVIHTDFEKGFIRAEVIKYEDFINYGSEAKVKEAGKLSVEGKEYVVQDGDIMHFRFNV; this is translated from the coding sequence TGTAGGTTTGCCTAATGTAGGAAAATCAACCTTGTTTAACTGTCTTAGTAATGCAAAAGCACAGAGTGCTAACTATCCTTTCTGTACCATAGAGCCTAACTTAGGAACGGTATCTGTACCAGACCAGAGATTGTTTGAGTTGGAAAAATTGGTTAATCCAGAGCGAGTTCTTCCTGCAGTGGTGGAGATAGTGGATATAGCGGGACTGGTTAAAGGAGCGAGTAGAGGAGAAGGTTTAGGTAATCAGTTTTTGGCAAATATCCGTGAGTGTGAGGCTATTATCCATGTATTGAGATGTTTTGATAATGGGAATATCGTGCACGTAGAAGGTTCGGTGGACCCATTAAGAGATAAAGAAATTATAGATATAGAGCTACAACTAAAAGACATAGAAACTCTAACTAAAGCGGTAGAAAAAGCCAAGAAGTTTATAAAATCAGGAAAAAAAGAGGACATTTTAAAATACGAAACATTAAAAAGTATCTTAGAATTTGTAGAAAGCGGTAGAAATGCTCGTGAGTTTGAAACTGACGATATTACTCAGCCTATCATAGACGAAATACAATTATTAACTAAAAAGCCTGTGCTTTATCTTTGTAATGTAGATGAAAACTCTATTAAAAATGGCAACGAATGGATAAGTAAAGTAGAGGAAATGGCTCAAAAAGAAGGAGCGGAAGTGTTGGCTTTGGCAGCACAGATAGAGGCAGATATTAACGAGTTAGAAACCTACGAAGAACGCCAAATGTTCTTAGAAGAGTTAGGGCTAGAAGAGCCAGGAATTAACCGTCTTATCCGTAAAGCGTATGAACTTTTAAAGTTGCAAACTTATTTCACAGCAGGCGTAAAAGAGGTAAGAGCATGGACGATAGGTAAAGGTTGGACGGCACCTCAAGCGGCAGGAGTTATCCATACTGATTTTGAGAAAGGATTTATCCGTGCAGAAGTAATTAAGTACGAAGATTTCATCAATTACGGTTCGGAAGCTAAGGTAAAAGAAGCAGGTAAACTTTCTGTGGAAGGTAAAGAATATGTGGTACAAGACGGTGATATTATGCATTTTAGATTTAATGTTTAA